One Eurosta solidaginis isolate ZX-2024a chromosome 5, ASM4086904v1, whole genome shotgun sequence DNA segment encodes these proteins:
- the LOC137252031 gene encoding uncharacterized protein — protein sequence MDSNFVEEEEPGTSQANVSRRFKTSQTFYERAATQPLAEKSDFEEVTQMERLLAAVSRIEARQEEMLKRLAALEKVIADKMPERAEVQTQGQVLREVKVLSAKTQRSIGRISGDVCSEEQTFLQSLLPMSSEETLLKVEECLTNKAHADAMSAIIFRLKGTKGSIESVMQSLFTDELAWEYNCYGGLGKKSFTSLKVVDIVLGAFASIHSDKILAIRHYVLLSRNRFKHVRRKKKSGVKLLTTI from the exons ATGGATTCAAATTTTGTCGAGGAAGAGGAGCCGGGAACCAGTCAGGCAAAtg TATCACGACGCTTTAAAACTTCCCAAACATTTTACGAACGTGCTGCCACCCAACCACTGGCTGAAAAGAGTGACTTTGAAGAGGTCACTCAAATGGAACGCCTTTTGGCTGCAGTTTCAAGGATAGAGGCCCGGCAGGAAGAAATGTTGAAACGACTAGCCGCTTTAGAAAAAGTGATTGCCGACAag ATGCCCGAACGTGCAGAGGTGCAGACTCAAGGCCAAGTTCTGCGTGAGGTTAAGGTGCTTTCCGCCAAAACGCAAAGAAGCATCGGCCGTATCTCCGGAGACGTGTGCAGCGAGGAACAAACCTTTTTACAAAGTTTGCTCCCTATGTCATCAgaagaaactttgctgaaggtgGAAGAGTGCCTTACCAATAAGGCTCACGCTGATGCTATG TCGGCCATCATTTTTCGGCTAAAAGGCACAAAAGGCTCAATCGAGAGTGTCATGCAGTCACTCTTTACTGACGAGTTGGCGTGGGAGTATAACTGCTACGGCGGATTAGGGAAGAAATCCTTTACAAGTCTAAAGGTCGTAGATATAGTTCTGG GGGCATTCGCAAGTATACATAGTGATAAGATTTTAGCTATTAGGCATTATGTACTTTTAAGTCGCAATAGATTTAAGCATGTcagacgaaaaaaaaaatctggGGTTAAATTGCTGACtactatttaa
- the LOC137254213 gene encoding uncharacterized protein, protein MNRKTFNKLLRKEKAVYDETVNKFRRLNDSSRVVSDDIPSTSREAHIGLNESSKVGSDDIPSTSRDTFILRVASDDEPLPNAEPTTFDLNIDEEYIDSDSDSERFLFDDDELVESLEETLSLTDRIRSALKGWAIRQKTTQISLTDLLRSLEGAGLKGLPLDARTVMGTSREAVYIRPFPEGELLYLGIQYNFAFEEFNFLQDLERISIDVGIDGLKIFKSSNRALWPILGHVVEFPKSRPFFMACYSGMSKPPDVNSFLLEFCAEVNNLRQNGVKVGSAEVLKEFDIRLFTCDSPARSFVTGVKSHTGARSCPKCEQVGQRFGARMSFSQVVAEPRTDISFKNRVDMQHHLDQFRDNENVLESVNIDMVSQFPLEPMHLVDLGVMKKLLEKLVTRGNVTRMNAKLKFLNSYVPSEFPRRSRDLDQVKNWKSTEYRQFLLYSGLFVLKDCIPDNLYSHFLLLHCGIRLLSCEKSCRVESNVANEMLEEFVRVFAELYGADFVSFNVHGLLHLTDCVKQFGPLDNFSAYKFENYMQYIKKMINSPNNILQQLFLRIEERRNFTDFSKISSMDKFVISSTKDRDSFFYSSKIKKKKKK, encoded by the coding sequence ATGAATAGGAAAACATTTAACAAACTTTTGAGGAAGGAGAAGGCAGTTTATGATGAAACTGTAAACAAGTTTCGTAGGCTCAACGACTCTTCTAGAGTAGTTAGTGATGATATACCATCAACTAGTAGGGAAGCACATATAGGCCTTAACGAATCTTCCAAAGTAGGCAGTGATGATATACCATCTACTAGCAGGGATACTTTTATTCTCAGAGTAGCAAGCGATGATGAGCCACTTCCCAATGCGGAGCCCACTACTTTTGACTTAAATATTGACGAAGAATATATCGATAGCGATAGCGACAGTGAGAGGTTTTTATTTGACGACGATGAGTTGGTAGAAAGTTTGGAGGAGACATTAAGCCTCACAGACAGAATACGATCAGCGTTGAAAGGTTGGGCGATCCGGCAAAAAACAACTCAAATCAGCCTTACCGACCTTCTACGTTCCTTGGAGGGCGCCGGACTCAAAGGACTACCGTTAGATGCTCGAACAGTTATGGGAACAAGTAGGGAAGCAGTTTATATTAGACCTTTTCCCGAGGGGGAGCTATTGTATTTGGGAATACAGTACAATTTCGCATTTGaagaatttaattttttacaaGACTTGGAACGGATTTCCATAGATGTAGGCATAGACGgactgaaaattttcaaaagttctaATAGGGCATTATGGCCAATTTTAGGTCACGTAGTAGAGTTTCCCAAATCAAGGCCCTTTTTCATGGCTTGCTACTCAGGAATGAGTAAGCCGCCGGACGTAAATAGTTTTTTATTGGAATTTTGCGCAGAAGTAAATAATTTACGTCAGAACGGAGTAAAGGTAGGATCCGCTGAAGTTTTAAAAGAATTTGATATAAGGCTTTTCACTTGCGATTCACCAGCACGATCTTTTGTAACTGGTGTCAAGTCGCACACGGGGGCAAGAAGCTGCCCTAAATGTGAACAAGTAGGTCAGAGGTTCGGAGCTAGGATGAGCTTTTCTCAAGTTGTAGCAGAACCCAGAACAGATATTTCTTTTAAGAATAGAGTAGATATGCAACATCATTTAGATCAATTTAGGGATAATGAAAATGTGTTAGAATCCGTAAATATTGACATGGTTTCTCAGTTCCCTTTAGAACCTATGCATTTAGTGGACTTAGGAGTAATGAAGAAACTACTTGAAAAGCTTGTAACAAGAGGGAACGTAACAAGAATGAATGCAAAATTGAAGTTTCTCAACAGTTACGTTCCCTCTGAATTCCCTAGACGCAGCCGAGatttagatcaagtaaaaaaCTGGAAGTCAACAGAATACCGCCAATTTTTATTGTATTCAGGCTTGTTCGTTTTAAAAGACTGCATTCCAGACAACCTGTATTCTCACTTTTTGCTATTACATTGCGGTATTAGACTTCTCTCTTGTGAGAAGTCTTGTAGAGTAGAATCCAATGTCGCGAATGAAATGTTAGAAGAATTTGTTAGAGTGTTTGCTGAATTATACGGTGCGGATTTTGTTAGTTTTAATGTTCACGGGCTTTTACATTTAACTGATTGCGTTAAACAGTTCGGTCCACTAGATAACTTTTCAGCATATAAATTCGAAAATTATATGCAATATattaagaaaatgattaataGTCCAAATAATATACTGCAGCAATTATTTTTAAGAATTGAAGAAAGGCGCAATTTTACGGATTTCAGCAAAATTTCAAGTATGGATAAATTTGTTATAAGTTCTACCAAAGACAGGGATAGTTTTTTTTATagcagtaaaataaaaaaaaaaaaaaaaaaataa